CGACTCTCCCTTAGCATTGTTAAGCGACACATGCAGAGGTCCATCCCGGAGAATTTCACGAACGACTTGGATATAGAATCCTTTTTTGACCATATACTCTTTCGGGATAAAAGAGAAAGATTGGCCCGTCCAGCCCAAGGAAGTGATTCTTTCCGGGATTTGAGCGCCGTTATATCCGTGGTAGCTGGTATTTCGGCCAAAGCGGTGGTCGAAAAGAGATCGGATATTTTTCCAATAAATATCCTTATATCGATAAAAGTCGAAAACCGCCGCCAAAATAAATTCGGCCGTCTTTTCCGGACCCAGTATTTTCCAGAAAGTAAACGCGGATTCGGCCGGGAAAATGTACCGAGATTGAGGCGCTTCCCCGTAATTCAAAGCGTCCAGAATCAAGCGATCTTCGGGAAAAGAATCGTTCCTTCCGGACACCGGATCCAAGACGTAGGTCCTATGCAGCCTCCAGTCGATAAAATTGATGGGATATACGATCAGATCCGGGTTCAAATCTATAATTTTTTTCCTAAGTAAATACGCATCCAAAGGAGTCATCCCGGCGTAGGAAAGGAACTCGGACTCTATTTCCTTGCCGGTAAGCCGACGAACTTCCTCGTCCAGCAAAGCCCGATCTAAGGAGTAATGAGCGATACTCGAACCCACCAAGAGAATTCGGAACTTTGTCTTCGGCTTCGATTGAATCCGAAAGTACTCGTAGAGAAAATTATAGAAATGGTTCGTGCTCCAAGCCGACTCATTGGGAACGACCCAAAGAGCGTGTCGAAACAAAAGAGAATCCAAGCCAAAAATGAGGAGAAGACCCCCGATTAGGATTCCAAGACGAGAAGAAGATGATTTTCGGAAGCTTGAGACGACTCGGGAAAAAAACATTTCACTTACTAATCTCTCCTAAGGTGCGAGCAAAGAGCGGATTGTCCAGAACTAGTTTCCTTTTTTCTTCTTTACGTTTCTTCGTATTAAGATCAAGGTTCCCGAGTGTATTGGATTTTCGTTTCTGGATTTTTATTCGTCGGTAGCTTAAGTTTGACGCTGGCGAGATTTCCTGTCGAGATCTACTGGAACCCCGATGCCCTTTACCTTCCGACTCTTCTTACGGACATATTGCACAATGGCGGTTCCCTTCGAGGCTGGTCGTTAGCCTCCTCCCCGTATATATTCCCCGATCTACCGCTCGTATTCCTTTTAAGCGTGTTGACCAAGCAACCTTTCTGGGCCCTTGTATCGTTTTCAATTCTTCAGGCCTCGTTTTTTGTATGGGCGTTAGGAAGATTTTTGCGAACATTGGAGCCGCAGGTTCCTGCAAAATATAGCTACTCGTTCTCTCTTCTCACCGCTTCGTTTCTTCTACTAGTCTCTGAAAAATTCCCGATTCTGTATTTATTCTTACTTCCTGCGATGCATACGAGTGCCTTTCTAGCGACGCTTTGGGCCTGGCCTTATTTGTACAATGAAAGGACACCGCGCTTCTTTTTCTTCCCCATTCTTTCGTTACTAGTCATGTCTGATCGCATCCTACTCTTAGAGTTATATCTTACTGCGGCTTTAGCCTGGACTCGGAGATACGGAAGCTGGGGAACGATCTTCCCCCAACTTTCCCTTCGTTTCTTTTTGTCGGGAGTGTTAGGGTTCGGGCTTCATACGTTTCTAAGAACATTCTTATCCATGGAAGCATCCAGCAAAATATCCGTGATCGAATCGTTTCGCAGGATCTCCGAAGATCTAATTAGATGGGCATCCCAGGGAGATCTACCAGGTATTTTCTTTATTCTCGCCGTAATTGCAGGCATTTGGGCGTTGTTTAGGGGCAAAGAACGTGGATTTAGCTTCGGTTTTGCGGCGTATTTACAGCTTATTTTGCTCGGAATCGCGCCTATGGCGGGATTATACACCGACGAATATAGCCTTCGTTACTGCGTTCCGGCCTTCTATTTGGCCCCTGCGCTTTTCGGGACATTAATCCTTTCAAGAGATCTTGGGAAGCGCAAGAATTCTAGAAATTTCGCGATGTTGGGCATTATCATCGGGTTGAGTTCGCTCATGTTATTAGGCCCTTTGATTCCGGAAGGCAGCTGGGGGTTCCAAGGAATCCCAAAACCACCGGAAGTAAAATGCGTGGATAGCCTCTCCGAAACGGAGAACTTCGTTTTAGTTTTAACGGATGGCAAGAAAGCGAAGAGAATTCTAGTCTATTCGGATAAGAACGTAAGAGCGCTTTCCGTAGATTTTAGCACTCTGGAAGGATCTCATTCACTTTCCAATCGGGAATGGTATATTTTTCCACCCGAAGGGCCTTTTGCAGTCCTACCCGAAGGATTAGGAGAAGCGAGAATCCGCTCTTTTTACGGAGAACCTACGAAAATTTTAGAATGCCCGAATACGAAGAAGCGCGTTCTGATCTACGAAGATACGGTGAAAATTCGGACTCTCCTGCAAAGGCCCTTTCAAAAAACGAAATAAAGAAACGGCTGAGACTCGGCCGATAGTAAGACCGCGAAAAGGAATCCCGAGCTCGCAAGAATGGCAAAGACCCAACCTGGAAGACCGTTAACCCAGCGGCGAAAAGAGCCCGAAACTTCATCTCTTTGGCCGATCCATGTAGCGACCGCAAACAGCAAAGCACAAAGAAAAAATAATCTAAGCGCTGGATCGCCGGGATTGATTCCACCGGAACTGAAAAACAATTTCGCAAATACGATCTCGGTTTTTTCCCAGTTAGGGGAACGAAAAAAGACCCAAACCAATACGATCGCCAAAACGACGAATATTCGGTAAGCGAAGGACAGAATCTTCGGAATTTCAAACGCTGTTTCCTTTTGCCTCAAAAAATAGCCCAATCCTCTTTCTATCGCGAGTAAAGTCCCGTGAATCCCGCCCCACACAACGAAATTCCAACTAGCCCCATGCCAAAGACCGCCTAATAACATGGTGATAAATAAATTCAGGTATGTCCGAAACTCTCCTTTGCGATTTCCTCCCAAAGAAATGTAGAGATAATTTTTCAACCAAGAAGATAGAGAGATATGCCAACGTCTCCAAAAATCGGAAAAGCTAGATGCCAGGTAAGGCATTCTAAAATTTTCGGTAAGATGAAAGCCTAGCAATAATGCCGAACCCAAGGCGATATCCGTGTAACCGCTAAAATCAAAATAAATCTGAAGCGCGTATGCAAGCACACCTATCCAGGCATAAAATTGGGATACTACGGCAGGCGATTGAAATAACGCATCCGGCAAAACGGCAATATTATCGGCCAGAACAGCTTTTTTCCAGGCGCCGACAAGAATCAATACGATCCCCTCCCGAAATGCCAAATTCTCCCAAGTTACCCATTGTCTCAGTTGCGGAAGAAACTCTCTTGCAGGAACGATCGGGCCGGCAACCAGCTGCGGGAAAAAAGAGAGAAAAAGCGCGTAATTCCAGAAACTTTGCTCTGGCGGTATTTCCTTACGGTAAACATCGATCGTATAACTGAGAGATTGAAACGTGTAGAAAGAAATGCCAACAGGTAAGACAATATTTAGGGATGGAATTGCAGAGTGCAAACCAAGTGCCGACAATAGGGCATTCCCATTTTCCACAAAAAAGCCGAAATATTTAAAAAAGCCTAAGACGGATAAATTTCCGATCAGCGAAAGCAACAAAAGAATCCTTCTCCTTCTCGAAGAAGAAGAGTCGCCCATGGCCCTCCCAACGGAATAATCCAAAATCGTGGTTGCGAGAATTAAGCTCCCGAACTTAGGGCTCCAGGAAAAATAAAATAAATAGCTGCCGACTAATAAAAAAGGAAACGGAATCCAGTTGGGAAAAACGCGAAAACGAGGGAGAAGCCACCTAAGCAGAAAAAGAAAAACAAAAAAAAGAGTATAGAGCGGCGTGGTAAAATTCATTCTGTCAAAAACTGCCCATTTTCAATCCATTTCTTAGAGAAATTATTATGATTAATTTTAATCTAAATTTAAAGAATATTTTCAAGCAAAATCTCTTCGATGAAAGAGCAATAGATTAATTTAAATCTATTTTAACCGGTTATTATTAATCCTAAACTGTCCATTTGCATTTTACTCCACAATTAGGGCAGACAGCTGTGATTTCAGCCTTTACTCGCTTCCCTTTTGGAGTCTCAATCTTGCCAATCGCGACAAATTCGAAATCTACGCCCTCGGGAACATAGTGCC
The Leptospira fainei serovar Hurstbridge str. BUT 6 genome window above contains:
- a CDS encoding MBOAT family O-acyltransferase produces the protein MNFTTPLYTLFFVFLFLLRWLLPRFRVFPNWIPFPFLLVGSYLFYFSWSPKFGSLILATTILDYSVGRAMGDSSSSRRRRILLLLSLIGNLSVLGFFKYFGFFVENGNALLSALGLHSAIPSLNIVLPVGISFYTFQSLSYTIDVYRKEIPPEQSFWNYALFLSFFPQLVAGPIVPAREFLPQLRQWVTWENLAFREGIVLILVGAWKKAVLADNIAVLPDALFQSPAVVSQFYAWIGVLAYALQIYFDFSGYTDIALGSALLLGFHLTENFRMPYLASSFSDFWRRWHISLSSWLKNYLYISLGGNRKGEFRTYLNLFITMLLGGLWHGASWNFVVWGGIHGTLLAIERGLGYFLRQKETAFEIPKILSFAYRIFVVLAIVLVWVFFRSPNWEKTEIVFAKLFFSSGGINPGDPALRLFFLCALLFAVATWIGQRDEVSGSFRRWVNGLPGWVFAILASSGFLFAVLLSAESQPFLYFVF